Proteins encoded in a region of the Mycobacterium branderi genome:
- a CDS encoding citrate synthase — translation MAATDDTATLKYPGGELDLEIVHASEGADGIALGSLLSKTGYTTFDSGFMNTASTKSAITYIDGDAGILRYRGYPIEQLAEKSTFLEVSYLLIYGELPSKDQLVEFTRQIQRHTMLHEDLKRFFDGFPRNAHPMPVLSSVVNALSAYYQDSLDPMDNDQVELSTIRLLAKLPTIAAYAFKKSVGQPFLYPDNKLTLVENFLRMTFGLPAEPYQPDPEVVRALDMLFILHADHEQNCSTSTVRLVGSSRANLFTSISGGINALWGPLHGGANQAVLEMLEQIRESGGDVREFVRKVKNREEGVKLMGFGHRVYKNYDPRARIVKEQADKILAKLGGDDDLLTIAKELEEAALTDDYFVERKLYPNVDFYTGLIYRALGFPTRMFTVLFALGRLPGWIAHWREMHDEGDSKIGRPRQIYTGYTERNYATIDSR, via the coding sequence GTGGCCGCAACCGACGACACCGCCACTCTCAAATACCCGGGTGGTGAGTTGGACCTGGAGATCGTCCACGCCAGCGAGGGGGCCGACGGGATCGCGCTCGGCTCGCTGCTCTCCAAGACCGGATACACCACGTTCGACAGCGGGTTCATGAACACCGCGTCGACGAAGAGCGCCATCACCTACATCGACGGCGACGCCGGCATCCTGCGTTACCGCGGCTACCCGATCGAGCAGCTTGCCGAGAAGTCGACGTTCCTCGAGGTGAGCTATCTGCTGATCTACGGCGAGCTGCCGAGCAAGGACCAGCTCGTCGAGTTCACCCGGCAAATCCAGCGGCACACGATGCTGCACGAGGACCTCAAGCGGTTCTTCGACGGCTTCCCACGCAACGCCCACCCGATGCCGGTGCTGTCCAGCGTCGTCAACGCCCTGAGCGCCTACTACCAGGATTCGCTGGACCCGATGGACAACGACCAGGTCGAACTGTCCACGATCCGGCTGCTGGCCAAGCTGCCGACCATCGCCGCATACGCGTTCAAGAAGTCGGTCGGTCAGCCGTTCCTCTACCCGGACAACAAGCTGACCCTGGTGGAGAACTTCCTGCGGATGACGTTCGGGCTGCCGGCCGAGCCCTACCAGCCGGATCCCGAGGTAGTACGGGCGCTCGACATGCTGTTCATCCTGCACGCCGACCACGAGCAGAACTGTTCGACGTCGACCGTGCGGCTGGTGGGCTCGTCGCGGGCCAACCTGTTCACCTCGATCTCCGGCGGCATCAACGCGCTGTGGGGCCCGCTGCACGGCGGCGCCAACCAGGCGGTGCTGGAGATGCTCGAGCAGATCCGGGAAAGCGGCGGCGACGTCCGCGAGTTCGTCCGCAAGGTCAAGAACCGCGAAGAAGGCGTCAAGCTGATGGGCTTCGGCCACCGGGTCTACAAGAACTACGACCCGCGGGCGCGCATCGTCAAGGAACAGGCGGACAAGATCCTCGCCAAGCTGGGCGGTGACGACGACCTGCTGACCATCGCCAAGGAACTCGAAGAGGCGGCCCTGACCGACGACTACTTCGTCGAGCGCAAGCTTTACCCCAACGTCGACTTCTACACCGGGCTGATCTACCGGGCGCTGGGCTTCCCGACGCGGATGTTCACCGTGTTGTTCGCGCTCGGTCGGCTACCCGGTTGGATCGCGCACTGGCGGGAGATGCACGACGAGGGCGATTCCAAGATCGGGCGGCCCCGCCAGATCTACACCGGCTACACCGAGCGCAACTACGCGACCATCGACTCTCGCTAG
- a CDS encoding phytoene desaturase family protein yields MVVGGGHNGLVAAAYPARAGLRVRLLERLGQVGGAAVSAQLFDGVDARLSRYAYLVSLLPPRIVDDLGTPVKLARRRYSSYPPVDEVADVREFYRRCRLVTEWLWPTLLEPLRTREATRRLVDRDPDAAAAWQAMIEQPIGHAIAEGLSDDLVRGLVATDALIGTFAPLDDPSLQQNVCFLYHLLGGQWRVPVGGMGAVTAALATAAAGFGAEIVTGADVYAIDPDGEVRYRCGDDECVVHGRFVLAGVAPAVLADLLGEPAPPGAAGAQVKVNMLVRRLPRLRDAAATPEQAFTGTLHVNESWTQLDAAFSQAAAGRLPDPLPCEIYCHSLTDPSILSPALRACGAHTLTVFGLHTPHGLPGNHTEAVMASLNSVLAEPIQDVLMDDVNGRPCIETITTLDLEKTLNMPGGNIFHGGLCWPFADDDDPLDTPARQWGVATAHPRILLCGSGARRGGAVSGIGGHNAAMAVLNLRRLWT; encoded by the coding sequence ATTGTCGTCGGCGGCGGGCACAACGGCCTTGTCGCGGCGGCGTATCCAGCCCGGGCCGGGCTGCGGGTGCGGCTGCTGGAGCGGCTGGGGCAGGTCGGCGGGGCGGCCGTGTCGGCCCAGCTCTTCGATGGTGTGGACGCCCGACTGTCGCGGTACGCCTACCTGGTCAGCCTGTTGCCGCCGCGCATCGTCGACGACCTGGGCACACCGGTGAAGTTGGCGCGGCGCCGCTATTCGTCGTATCCCCCTGTCGACGAGGTTGCCGATGTCCGTGAGTTCTATCGGCGCTGCCGGCTGGTGACCGAATGGCTCTGGCCGACGCTGCTGGAGCCGCTGCGCACCCGAGAGGCGACCCGCCGTCTGGTTGACCGCGATCCCGACGCGGCCGCCGCCTGGCAGGCGATGATCGAGCAGCCGATCGGTCACGCGATCGCCGAAGGACTGAGCGATGACCTGGTGCGCGGGCTGGTCGCCACCGACGCGCTGATCGGCACCTTCGCCCCGCTCGACGATCCGTCGCTGCAGCAGAACGTCTGCTTCCTCTATCACCTGCTGGGCGGACAGTGGCGGGTCCCGGTCGGCGGGATGGGTGCGGTGACGGCGGCGCTGGCCACGGCGGCGGCTGGTTTCGGTGCCGAAATCGTCACGGGCGCAGACGTTTACGCGATAGATCCGGACGGCGAGGTGCGGTACCGCTGCGGCGACGACGAGTGTGTGGTCCATGGCAGGTTCGTGCTGGCCGGCGTCGCCCCGGCGGTGCTGGCCGACTTGCTCGGCGAACCGGCGCCACCGGGCGCTGCGGGCGCGCAGGTCAAGGTCAACATGCTGGTGCGACGGCTGCCGCGGCTGCGCGACGCCGCCGCGACACCCGAGCAGGCGTTCACCGGCACGCTGCACGTCAACGAGAGCTGGACGCAACTGGACGCGGCGTTTTCGCAAGCGGCCGCGGGCCGGTTACCGGATCCGCTGCCATGCGAGATCTATTGCCATTCGCTGACCGACCCGAGCATCTTGTCGCCGGCGCTGCGCGCCTGCGGCGCTCACACCCTGACCGTGTTCGGCCTGCACACGCCGCACGGATTGCCCGGCAACCACACCGAGGCGGTTATGGCATCGCTGAATTCTGTTCTGGCCGAACCGATTCAGGACGTGCTGATGGACGACGTCAACGGCCGGCCGTGCATCGAAACCATTACCACGCTGGATCTCGAGAAGACCCTGAACATGCCCGGCGGCAACATCTTTCACGGCGGATTGTGCTGGCCGTTCGCGGACGACGACGACCCGCTGGACACCCCCGCACGGCAATGGGGCGTGGCGACCGCGCATCCCCGGATCCTGCTCTGCGGCTCGGGTGCGCGCCGCGGCGGGGCGGTGTCGGGCATCGGCGGCCACAACGCCGCGATGGCTGTGCTTAACTTGCGCCGACTGTGGACTTAA
- a CDS encoding DUF2630 family protein encodes MAEDRKPTDTDALARIHDLVAEEKALREQLQHGDISASDEHERLRVVQTELDQCWDLLRQRRALRDTGGDPREASVRPPGQVEGYLS; translated from the coding sequence GTGGCAGAGGACAGAAAACCGACCGACACAGATGCCCTGGCACGTATCCACGACCTTGTCGCCGAGGAGAAGGCGCTGCGTGAGCAACTGCAGCACGGCGACATCAGCGCCTCCGACGAGCACGAGCGGCTGCGCGTGGTCCAGACCGAGCTCGACCAGTGCTGGGACCTGCTGCGGCAGCGTCGGGCCCTGCGCGACACGGGTGGTGATCCGCGCGAGGCGTCGGTGCGCCCGCCCGGCCAGGTCGAGGGCTACCTCAGCTGA